A window of the Gloeocapsa sp. DLM2.Bin57 genome harbors these coding sequences:
- a CDS encoding ribonuclease Z gives MEITFLGTSSGVPTRSRNVSSIALRLPQRAEMWLFDCGEGTQHQVLRSDLKVSQLRRIFITHLHGDHIFGLMGLLASCGMAGHAQEIDIYGPEGLEAYLSACTKYSQTHFAYTIRVHTVKGGLIYEDEEFSVSCQLLKHRIPAYGYRVVEKDKPGKFNQEKAKALGIPPGPIYSNLKRGEIVTLADGRKIHGKQLCGPVEIGRKMAYCTDTVFCEGAIALAEKVDVLIHEATFAHQDAQMAFERLHSTSTMAAQVALAAQVKLLLMTHFSPRYGPANALSLNDLLAEARAIFPNTKLAYDFLSYEIPRNRTNQLVTF, from the coding sequence GTGGAAATAACATTTTTAGGAACTAGTTCAGGAGTACCAACGCGATCGCGCAATGTCTCTAGTATTGCTTTACGTCTTCCCCAAAGAGCAGAAATGTGGTTATTTGACTGTGGAGAAGGAACACAACATCAAGTCTTACGGAGTGATTTAAAAGTTTCCCAACTCAGACGTATTTTTATTACCCATTTACACGGTGATCATATTTTTGGTCTCATGGGGTTATTAGCTAGTTGTGGTATGGCGGGACACGCTCAAGAGATTGATATCTATGGACCAGAAGGTTTAGAAGCATATTTAAGCGCTTGTACGAAGTATTCCCAGACTCATTTTGCCTATACTATTAGAGTACACACTGTCAAAGGTGGCTTAATCTACGAAGACGAAGAATTTAGCGTCAGTTGTCAACTGTTAAAACATCGTATTCCCGCTTATGGTTATCGGGTTGTGGAAAAAGATAAACCAGGTAAATTTAACCAAGAGAAAGCTAAAGCTTTAGGTATCCCTCCAGGACCTATCTATAGTAACCTCAAACGTGGGGAAATAGTTACTCTTGCTGATGGGAGAAAAATACACGGAAAACAATTGTGTGGACCTGTAGAAATAGGACGCAAAATGGCTTATTGTACAGATACGGTTTTTTGTGAAGGGGCGATCGCCTTAGCTGAGAAGGTTGATGTCTTGATTCATGAGGCAACTTTTGCTCATCAAGACGCACAAATGGCGTTTGAACGTTTACATTCTACCTCAACTATGGCAGCTCAAGTAGCTTTAGCCGCCCAAGTTAAACTTTTACTGATGACTCATTTTAGTCCTCGTTATGGTCCTGCAAATGCTTTGAGTTTAAATGATCTTTTAGCAGAAGCTAGGGCGATTTTTCCTAATACTAAATTAGCTTATGATTTTTTGAGCTATGAGATACCAAGAAATCGTACTAATCAACTAGTTACCTTCTAA